A stretch of the Panicum virgatum strain AP13 chromosome 9N, P.virgatum_v5, whole genome shotgun sequence genome encodes the following:
- the LOC120687902 gene encoding organic cation/carnitine transporter 2-like, with product MANDDTSAAPLLTGHKAKPAAEVPSIDDIIETCTGGTGAMQLLKAFLVVFARAFDGHLLFISVFTEAEPRWHCVAGDSSCTRPAAASPPCPLPPGTWAWDRPAEASVVSEWALNCAGPAFVSLPASSFFAGCLAGGFLLTMLADSLLGRKKMLVAALASMSIAGALTAFASNVWAYAALRFASGFARSMVGTCALVLSTELVGKRWRNAVSFAAFSCFTLGFLSLPAVAYALREASWRSMYLWTSLPCLVYAVLLYFLAQESPRWLLVRGRTQEAVETLRQIASRNGGGGATASSSLSMLQNACASAMYEDSGTRAGGVFATLQAMVGRRWAIRRLAAVMAAGFGVGIVYFGMPLSVGSLGPDLYLSVTYNAVSELPSAVLSWFVIARANRRGSVAALAAAAGACSLACVAIPRGTAGMATELLSFSATSTAYNVILIYAIELFPTSLRNSALGLVRQAMVLGGVVAPVLVALGCERSFWSFGVFGLAIGCSGLFAACLPETRGRTLSDTMEEEERKQAAGSSAAVDKNSDSHLV from the coding sequence ATGGCCAACGACGACACGTCCGCCGCCCCCCTCCTGACAGGCCACAAGGCcaagccggcggcggaggtgccgtCTATCGATGACATCATCGAGACGTGCACCGGCGGCACCGGCGCCATGCAGCTGCTCAAGGCTTTCCTGGTGGTGTTCGCCAGGGCCTTCGACGGCCATCTGCTCTTCATCTCCGTGTTCACGGAGGCCGAGCCGCGGTGGCACTGCGTCGCCGGCGACTCGTCCTGCACGCGCCCtgctgccgcctcgccgccgtgcccgcTCCCGCCCGGCACGTGGGCGTGGGACCGGCCGGCCGAGGCGTCGGTGGTCTCCGAGTGGGCGCTCAACTGCGCCGGCCCGGCGTTCGTCTCCCTGCCGGCGTCGTCGTTCTTCGCCGGCTGCCTGgccggcggcttcctgctcacGATGCTCGCGGACTCGCTCCTCGGGCGCAAGAAGATGCTCGTCGCGGCCCTGGCGTCCATGTCCATCGCCGGCGCGCTCACCGCCTTCGCGTCCAACGTCTGGGCGTACGCCGCGCTGCGGTTCGCCTCCGGGTTCGCCAGGTCGATGGTGGGCACGTGCGCGCTGGTCCTCTCCACGGAGCTCGTCGGGAAGCGGTGGCGCAACGCGGTGAGCTTTGCGGCCTTCTCCTGCTTCACCCTCGGCTTCCTGTCCCTCCCTGCGGTGGCCTACGCGCTTCGCGAGGCCTCGTGGCGGAGCATGTACTTGTGGACGTCCCTGCCCTGTCTCGTCTACGCCGTCCTGCTCTACTTCCTCGCCCAGGAGTCGCCGCGGTGGCTGCTGGTGCGCGGCCGGACGCAGGAGGCCGTCGAGACGCTGCGGCAGATCGCCTcgcgcaacggcggcggcggcgcgaccgcCAGCAGCAGCTTGTCCATGCTGCAGAACGCATGCGCATCCGCCATGTACGAGGACTCCGGGACCAGAGCTGGCGGCGTGTTCGCCACGCTGCAGGCGATGGTGGGGCGCCGGTGGGCGATCCGGCGGCTGGCCGCGGTCATGGCGGCCGGCTTCGGCGTGGGCATCGTCTACTTCGGCATGCCGCTCAGCGTCGGCAGCCTGGGGCCCGACCTGTACCTGAGCGTCACGTACAACGCGGTGTCCGAGCTGCCGTCGGCCGTCCTCTCGTGGTTCGTGATCGCCAGGGCGAACCGGCGCGGCTCGGTcgcggcgctcgccgcggcggcgggggcgtgcAGCCTCGCGTGCGTCGCCATCCCGCGGGGCACGGCGGGGATGGCCACCGAGCTGCTGTCCTTCTCCGCGACGAGCACGGCGTACAACGTCATCCTGATCTACGCCATCGAGCTGTTCCCGACGTCCCTGCGCAACTCCGCGCTGGGGCTGGTGCGGCAGGCGATGGTGCTGGGCGGCGTGGTGGCGCCCGTGCTCGTCGCGCTCGGCTGCGAGAGGAGCTTCTGGTCGTTCGGCGTGTTCGGCCTCGCCATAGGGTGCTCCGGGCTCTTCGCTGCTTGCCTGCCGGAGACGAGAGGGAGGACCTTGTCCGataccatggaggaggaggagcgcaaGCAGGCCGCCGGCTCATCAGCCGCCGTTGATAAGAATAGTGATAGTCACCTCGTGTAA